The Thermococcus sp. 4557 genomic sequence CCTTGCCGATGCAATCGTCGTCAGTGGGAGAGCAACAGGAAAGCCCGTCGATGTGGAAAAGCTAGCCCTCGCAAAGAGAATCTCCCCTGTGCCGGTGGTGGTGGGTTCGGGCACCTCCTACGACAACCTCCCGGAGCTCTGGGAGTATGCCGATGCCTTCATAGTGGGCACGTGGATCAAGCGGGAAGGAAGGGTCGAGAACGAAGTTTCTCCGGAGCGGGCAAGGAAACTGGCCGATTTGGCGAAGGATCTTCGGTCTGAGAATCACTAGTTTGACTTTACTTTCACTCGAATTTTCTTTTCCGAAAGTCTTATTATCCAGGAATGCGTAATTTGTTACAAAGCCAGACCCTGTCCCGCTTTTCTTTTCCGCGAGATGGGTTTTGCCCGGAAGTGAGCGCATGCCCTCCGAACCCCTCACGGGCTTCAACGTTCTCGGCCCGCTCCTCGGGCTTCTCCTTCTCATTGGGACAGCCCTGCTTCTCTTCCTGCTCGTGAAGTGGCTTTGGGGACTTGTTCGGAGGTGAACGTGGTGCTTAAGGTAATGGCCATGGTCTTGGGCGTTATGCATCTACTGGCCTTTCCAGTTTCCGCTCCCCAGTTTCCGGATCGACTGCCATCTGTGACCAAAGAGAAGGCGGAATCATTCGGCCTGATATGCTTCTGGAGCGGTGAGGTGGAGGAAACCCACTCCTGCCAGTACAAGTTCAATGCGGGATCGAACTGCGCCGACCTCGGGGAAGTTTACGAGAAGAGATACTTCGACGGTACCGGATTCATTTCGATCAAGCACACCTACGCGGCCCTGGTGGATGACCACTACTACGCTTACGGCGAGGTCGGGTACCTCAAGGAAACGAACGTCTGTGACCTCGAGGGACTCGCCCCGGTTCTGCTCGACATGTGTCTGGAGGGTATACCCAACAGCACAGTGAGGGTTTCGGTGAACTCCTTGACCACCGCCCCGGAAAACTCGAATGTTTTCTCTGAAGACTCTGGGGAGCTCTCGCCCGAGGAGTTCGCGAAGGGGATAAGAGTTGTTGAAATAAGAAAATCGTGAGGAGATGTGAAAAATGAAAAAATTCCCCATCTTTGTTGCCTTTCTCCTTGTTGTGGGCCTCTTTTTGCCCCTTGCTAGCTCTTCCAGCGCCTGGGAGGTCATCTACAACGTTCAGCGGGATAAGATGGAGCTCGACGGTGTTTACAACCCCGTATCCTTCATTCCAGGAACCTCCGGGGATTACTACCTTCTCGGAAGCCACGGGGCGGGGCTGGCCGTTCTGGTGCACCTCTCGCCGATGGGTGAAGTGCTCTGGATGAAGAACTTCAGCCTCAGCCAGAAACTCCCCCTAAACCTTCCCTCCGGGCAGTTCCAAGTCATACAGGACATCGGCGTGGGGAGGGACGGTATCTACGTCGTTTTGATGACGAACGGCGTCCTCAACGTTTCGGCCCCGAGTGACTGGGTGCGGGGAGACCCGCTGTTCACGCTGGTCAAGTTCGACTTCTCGGGGAACCCGGTCTGGGCCAGGGCCTTCAAGAACTCCAACGGTGGCTATGGGGGCATCAGGCTTCAACCTACTGACGACGGGGCCATCGTGCTGGCTCCGGTTTACGCGCACATGCACCACAAGGATCCGGACGACCCCTACGATACTGACCACATAGCCCCCCGCCTCGACGTTGGGGCGATAAAGTTCGACTCCTCCGGGAACCTCGAGTGGGTCCACATCTACGGAAGGGAAGGCATCCACGAATACGTTTGGGCCGTGGGTTCCGACGGAAGTGAAGTCGTGATAGCCTTCTCCTCCGACGGAGGCCCGGACCTCGGGTTCATAGGCATAGACCCCGAGACGGGAAACCTGAGATGGGTCAGGGAGTACAAGCAGGCCATCGATGGCGGCGAGCTCTGGAAGATGGGCGGATTCAACAGCCTCTCCGGTGGAAGGCCCATGCTCTACAGTGTTCCCGACGGGTGGATCTATACCAACGGCCTCCCAGGGAAGTATGACGGGGGGGCCTCGGTCTGGATGAAGCTCGATAAAAAGGGGAACATCCTCTGGAGTGGCTTCTGGAACACTACTCTCTACAAGGGACAATCTCCTGCGAGCTTTGCCCTCGCAGACGATGGTAACTACGTTCTCTTCGACCCGCTCGTCAAGATGTCCCCCTCCGGTGAGATCCTCAGGGTCTACTACGACGTTCAGCCCCACGGCCACTACATAGCCCGCGCTGGGGACGGCTTCGCCATCTTCCTCGTCCCGGACAGGCTCCTGAAACTCGGCCCGAACATGGAGTTCGCCGGCTGCGATGTCCACCATGTTGAGGAGGGAGGAGAGCTGACCCCTTGGGTTCCCAACTTCGTGGAGCTGGGGAAGGATGATGTAAAGTTCGTGAAGGCGCCCTTCTACTCGGAGGGTGAGTTTGGGGAGGCTTTCGAGTTCGACGACCTCCCGACCGGGGAATGGTACAGGATCGGAAAGCCCAGTGTCTGGGTTTACGACCATCCAAGCGAGTACTTCCACGTTAAGGACGTCTGCAACCAGACTGGCTCGTCCGAGGCTACCGGGACCTCGACAGGCCCCGCCACGTCCTCCAACTCACCAACTGCCACGTCTGAAAGCCCCGGCTTTACGAGCTCAGGATCATCCGGCGGCTCCAGCGGCGGGGAAACGGGCACGGACGATGGGTTTTCGGTTGACGTGACCTGCGGGCCCGGGATAATTGCCCTGCTCGTGCTGCTGGTAGTTGCAATAACCAGAAGGAGGTGATGATGTGGGGCTACTCAAGAAGCTCATCGTAGGCCTCGTCCTGCTCGTGCTCATCGGTGCCATAGCGGTCTACGGCATCCAGTACTACTACTCAACGCCTACGACCGGGTTCTTGTGGGGGGAGACGAGAGCGGCAACGTCCTGACCGAGTCCGAGACGGACAGTTTAATCTACGGCTCCAGCGTGCCGTTCCAGGTGAGGGTGGACTACAAGGCCCCCGTCGGGGTTGATTCGTACGAGGTTAAAATCGAGATTTACAGACTCGTGGAAAAGTGAGGTGGAAAAATGAAAAAACTCGTCTTTGCCCTGTTTGCGGTGGCCCTCTTGGCCATCGCGGCCGGCTGTGAAAACCCGGACACGAACGTGAAAACGGAGAAGACCCTCACGATAAACGAGGTAACGGTGCACTACTCCGGCGACGTATCCCTCTCGCAGGCCAAAGCGGTCCTGAGCTTCGTGGGGGACAACTTTCAGATAAACGGGGAAACGGACGTTTACGTCTCTAAGAGCGGGGATTCCTACACGGTCAAGGTGACGACCCCCTACGCCAGTGCAAGCGACATCGACGGGAGAACGGCTTTCTACGTGAAGGTAATGGCGTCGAAAATGTCGCAGGACGTTTTTAACGGGGCAAAACTTACGCTGAAACTCCTGAACGGCGATGAAAAGGAGGTCTTCTCGGCGGAGAGCAAGTACGCCTACATCGAGTCGAACGGCATAACCGTCTGGTACTCCGGCGTTAGTGTAGATGATGCCCAGAAGGTTCTCGACTATGCGGTTTCCTTCGCCGGAAGCGGTCCGTGGGACATCTTCATCGACGGGAGCAATCCCTACAGGATAAGCGCCATGAGCTCCTTCGAGAGCGCCGACGAGATTGGAGACGCCGAAAACGCCTACAGGGGGATGGCGTCGGAACTGTCTCAAGAACTTGGTGGAAACGTGGTCATCTACGTGCTGAACCCCGAGGGGGAAGAGATAGCGTCCTTCAACAGCTGAAACCTGGGAGATCGAGAAGCTCTCTTAGGGCTCCTCTCCTTCTATTTTCATTTCCATACTGCTGAATTCCAGGATTATTGCGCTCCATCCTTTCCTCTTCCGTCTCCTGCCACGGTAGCCGAAGTAGACGCCTCCCTTGTAGTTATATACGCCCGTTGGGCGGTGGGTATATAAGTGATGGCGCCTTAGGTGATTTAGGAGGACGGTTCTTTCGCCCTTTCTGAGTCTGGAGATGGTTCCTATGGAGAATGTACTTTACATCGTGCCCAACGTGTCTTACAAGAAGGGTTTTCTGAGCTCGGCGGCGGTCAACCTCGTGATAACGAATGAGAGAGTCATAGCGGCCCACATCACGAAGGAAACGATAGCAAAGGGAAAGGAGGAGGCCAGCGGCATCACCGGCTACCTGGCTGGCGTCGCCTCCGGCTACAGCGAGAGGTACTACGAGATGGAGCCGAGCGAGATACTGGAGGAGTCGGAGGAGAACTTCGTCATCCCGATGGCTGACATCAGGGAGGTCAAGCTCAAAACCGGGGACTACGATGGCGGAAAGATGGACGAGCTGGAGATAAAGGGGCGCAAAAACATCAAGTTCAAGGCCAACCCCGGGTCAATGAGCGTGAAGAAGATCAAGGAGGCCTTCAAAGCGGCCGGCATCAAGGTGAAGGGTGGCGGCTTCTTCAACATCTGAGCGGAAAAATTATATTTCCCGCGTCCGAACACCTCCCATAATTCTCACGGGTGGTGCTCATGGGAAAGTACTTTGGAACCAGCGGCATCAGGGAGGTCGTCAACGATAAGCTGACGCCGGAGCTGGCTTTAAAGGTCGGAAGGGCCCTGGGGACCTGCCTCGGCGGCGGAACCGTCGTAGTCGGTATGGACACGAGGACGAGCGGCGAGATGCTCAAGAGCGCTTTCGTCAGCGGTTTACTATCAACCGGCGTTGACGTTGTCGACATAGGTCTGGCCCCGACTCCCCTGACCGGCTTCGCCATCAAGCTCTACGGTGCCGACGCGGGCGTTACGATTACAGCGAGCCACAATCCGCCTGAGTACAACGGTATAAAGGTCTGGCAGGCCAACGGAATGGCCTACACCCCCGACATGGAGAACAGGCTTGAGGCTATTCTGGAGTCCGGGAACTTCAAGAAGGCTCCCTGGAACGAGATTGGAAGCCTCAGAAAGGCCGACCCGCGGGAGGATTACATAAGGAAAGCCCTCGAGATGGTTCACCTGGACGGTTCCTACACCGTCGTCGTTGATTCCGGCAACGGGGCCGGCTCGATTCTGAGCCCCTACCTCCAGAGGGAGATGGGCAACCGCGTGATAAGCCTCAACTCCCACCCCAGCGGTTTCTTTGTCAGGGAGCTTGAGCCGAACGCGAAGAGTCTGTCCGCGCTGGCAAAGACTGTGAAGGTCATGAAGGCCGACGTCGGCATAGCCCACGATGGCGACGCCGACAGGATTGGGGTCGTGGACGACCAGGGGAACTTCGTCGAGTACGAGGTCATGCTCTCACTCATAGCCGGCTACATGCTCAGGAAGTTCGGGAAGGGGAAGATAGTCACGACGGTAGATGCCGGTTTCGCCCTGGACGACTACGTCAAACCCCTCGGCGGTGAGGTGATAAGGACGCGCGTTGGGGACGTTGCAGTCGCAGACGAGCTGGCCAAGCACGGCGGCGTCTTCGGAGGTGAGCCGAGCGGGACGTGGATAATGCCCGAGTGGAACCTCACCCCCGACGGCATCTTTGCCGGGGCGCTCGTCCTTGAAATGATTGACAAACTCGGCCCGCTGAGCGAGCTGGTAAAGGAAGTTCCGCGCTACGTAACCTTGAGGGCGAAGATACCCTGCCCCAACGAGAAGAAGGGGAAGGCGATGGAAATAATAGCTAAGGAAGCCCTGAAGGCTTTCGACTACAAGCGGCTGATAGACATCGACGGTGTTAGAATAGAGAACGACGACTGGTGGATTCTCTTCCGCCCGAGCGGGACGGAGCCGATAATGCGCATAACCCTGGAGGCCCACACCGAGGAGAGGGCTAAGGAGCTCATGGAGAAGGCGGAGAGGCTGGTGAGGGGGGCGATAGCCAGGGCCTGATCACTTCAGCCTCTTCAGCTTCTTCCCTATTATCGCGAAGGTCGCCATCAGGGCTATCAGCATGACCCATCCGAGGTTCTTGCTCGTTTCCTCCGGCATGACGATGTAGGCGAACAGCATCACCGTGGTGAAGGTCACCAGTATCAGAACCAGTCCCTCTCCCCTCGTTCCGGTTTTTATCTTCCCCCTCGGGTGGAAGTTTGAGAAATGGCTCCATTTGATGCCCGAAACCGTCAGCGTGTCCGCGAAGAGGTGCGAGATGTAGCCTATGAAGAAAGCTATCGCGGGCCAGTAGCTGTTGGTTATCCAGTACGCCAGCCCGCCGACGAGGGCGGTTATCAGTATTCCGGCCTCTATCGTGTGGGTAGCGCCCCTGTGCTCGACGAAGCGGGGCATGACCGTTCCGCCGGGCAGTTTGGTCGAGATATACGACTTGGGGTGGTCTATGTCGGGCATCAGGGCGCCGAGGGCGGCCATACCGATGTCCAGAAAGCTCATCGGGGCTCCAAAGAGAACCGCTATCAGGCAGAAGAGAACCCCGAAAACCACGTGCGTGTACCACATCATGTTGCATCATCTGGCTCCTGATTCAGCAAGAACCGATTTAACCCTTTCCCTGCTCCCCTCTATGTCCCCCTTGTCGAACTCGATGTACGTTCCCTCCGGAAACCTTGCCATGAGTATCTCGAAGAGTATCCCTGGCATCGCCACGAGCTTAAAGCCCTTTTCTTTTACAAGCTCCTTTGAGTGCTTGAGCCGCTCCTCCTTGCTCAGGTAGAAGAACTCCTGCATAGCAGAGTAGGGATAGCTCTCCGGGTCGCTTGAGCTCGTGTGGAAGACCCCGCAGGTCGGGGAGCCCTTAACGCCGACGAAGACGACCCTCTCGGGCCTTTCCTCGGTCAGAACCCTTCCTATGAAGTCGGCTATTACCTTCGCCCTCTCGCGCATGCCGAGCCTCTCAAAAACCTCCCTGCTCGCCGGTGCCCTCGGCCAGCCAATCAGCTCGTATTCGGGGCACGGATAAGCCAGAACCTGCCAGTCCTCGTCGAGCTCTCCAATCAGCTCGCGGAGCCTCTTGGCCGTTTCGTACTCCTTCTCCTTCGGCCCGCGGTAGACGTAGAACGGACTCAACAGGCAGGGGGCGACGATGAGGAGCTTCATGGTCATCCCTCAAAGGTTTTCAGGAATGGAACCCTCTCGAAGTCAGAATCAAACGTCAGGATCAGCTCGATTCCATGCTCCTTGCACGTTGCGGCGATGAGAGAATCGTTTGGTAAGAGTTCGTAGTCCTTTCCAATTTGAGACGCGAGTTTTATCGTGTTTTCGCTTAGGGGGATGATTTTCAAAAACCCTGCCTCGCTGAGTTCCTCCAGGGCTGTCTTGACCCTTTCATACACGAAAGTGTAGTCTTTCAAATGCTTTTTGAGGTCGTAGGCCCCTTTAAGGCCGTCCTGAATGGCGAGTGTAAACATGACCTTGTAAACTGTCTCTGAGAACACTACCGGGTTCGTGACCAGGGTATGTCCCTCATCTATGGCCTTCTTGACGAGTTCCTTCGCCCTCTGATCCCCGAGGTGCAGACCAACGAAAACCGATGAATCCACAAAGACCTCAGAGCGACTCATAATACGCCTCCTTTAGGCGCTTGTAGTCAATTTTTTCAACCTTCCTGATGACCATGGAGTCGAGGAGTTCGTCTATGCCTCTCTCGATAATCTTTATCTTCACCCTCTCATGCTCGCGCAGGTGGGGCCTTTTCAGGGGCTTTAGGATGCCGTTCTCGTACACGGCCTCTATAATCTCCTCCATGCTTCCACCCAATATTCCTTGGTGTAACTCCCTTTAAACATTCCCCGTGATCTCCTCAATTATCCTCTCGACTTTCCCCCTCAGCTCCTCGAGCGTTCCCTCGTTGGTTATCACGTAGTCGGCCAGGCCCTTCAGCTCGCTCGTGCGGTATAAGCGCTCCTCGGCGTCGTCCATGGCCTTGAAGTCGGCAAAGCTCCTTATGCCCTTGTCCTTGCTCGCCTTCCTCCTCATGAGGCGCTCGAACCTTACCTCCGGGCTCGCCTCGACGTAGATGACCTTCCCGCCGAGCCTCTTCACGGCGTTGATTTCGCCCTCCGAGCGGACGCCATCGATGACGACCTTCTTGCAGTGCCTCTTCTTGTCGACTGCGAGCCTTATGAGTATGTCCTCGCCGTAGGTCTCCTTGAGGTACTTCCCGAACTCTATCAGCCTGTCCCGCGTCGGCTCGGCCTTCTCAGGCAGCTCTGGAATCCACGAGTAGTCCGAGACGTTGTGGGTGAGCAGGTCTATCAGCGGGTCGCTGCAGGAAACCCTGCAGAATCCCCTCTCCTCGAAGAACTTTGCAACCGTCGTCTTTCCGGCGGCTATCTTTCCAACGACACCGACTATCATCTTCTCCACATCCTCCAGATTAGATTCGCCCCGTCGGTCGATTCCATAAGCCCCTCGTAGGTTAAGTCTGTAATGAACCGAATTAAGGCTTTTTTGTCGTACACCACGGGCCTCTCAAAGCCGAAGAGGTACTTCAGCTCGAAGAAGCCTATGTGCAGCAGTCGGAAGGGGTTGAGGAGGGCGGTTTCCCTCTCGAATCTCAGACCGAAGGGAAAGTCCGCCAGAACGAGCTTCGCCCCACGATCCTCCGCGAGGGCGACCAATTTTTCCGCGTCCGGGAAGAACAGTTCCTCCGGCTCTCCGTCTATCGGCTCGTACTTCAGCCTCGGAAAGGCGTACCTGATTCCAACGGCATCGTGGGGCAGGTTCAGCCCCTCGGCAAAGCCGAGCAGAGCTTTCGCGTTGAAGCTCATGAAGACGAGCGTTTTGACGTCCCCTCTGACGTCCGGCCACTTTCTTGGGGGAAACCTCTTCTCCGCCTCGATTATCGGGAGGAGGAACTCAAGCTCCGTCCTCTTGACGAGTTTTTCGGCCTCCTCGAGCTTCCTCCGCTTTATCTCCAGATCGAGGTTGGAGTAAACCGTGACCTGCCTCACGCCGAGCCTTTCGCGGAGCTTCCCGATTACGAAGCTGTTGCCGATGACGACGCTCTTGTCGGTTCTGTCGTGGGCGATTATGAAGAGCTTGTCACCCTCGGGGT encodes the following:
- a CDS encoding antitoxin family protein is translated as MEEIIEAVYENGILKPLKRPHLREHERVKIKIIERGIDELLDSMVIRKVEKIDYKRLKEAYYESL
- a CDS encoding metal-dependent hydrolase produces the protein MMWYTHVVFGVLFCLIAVLFGAPMSFLDIGMAALGALMPDIDHPKSYISTKLPGGTVMPRFVEHRGATHTIEAGILITALVGGLAYWITNSYWPAIAFFIGYISHLFADTLTVSGIKWSHFSNFHPRGKIKTGTRGEGLVLILVTFTTVMLFAYIVMPEETSKNLGWVMLIALMATFAIIGKKLKRLK
- the glmM gene encoding phosphoglucosamine mutase; this encodes MGKYFGTSGIREVVNDKLTPELALKVGRALGTCLGGGTVVVGMDTRTSGEMLKSAFVSGLLSTGVDVVDIGLAPTPLTGFAIKLYGADAGVTITASHNPPEYNGIKVWQANGMAYTPDMENRLEAILESGNFKKAPWNEIGSLRKADPREDYIRKALEMVHLDGSYTVVVDSGNGAGSILSPYLQREMGNRVISLNSHPSGFFVRELEPNAKSLSALAKTVKVMKADVGIAHDGDADRIGVVDDQGNFVEYEVMLSLIAGYMLRKFGKGKIVTTVDAGFALDDYVKPLGGEVIRTRVGDVAVADELAKHGGVFGGEPSGTWIMPEWNLTPDGIFAGALVLEMIDKLGPLSELVKEVPRYVTLRAKIPCPNEKKGKAMEIIAKEALKAFDYKRLIDIDGVRIENDDWWILFRPSGTEPIMRITLEAHTEERAKELMEKAERLVRGAIARA
- a CDS encoding AAA family ATPase yields the protein MIVGVVGKIAAGKTTVAKFFEERGFCRVSCSDPLIDLLTHNVSDYSWIPELPEKAEPTRDRLIEFGKYLKETYGEDILIRLAVDKKRHCKKVVIDGVRSEGEINAVKRLGGKVIYVEASPEVRFERLMRRKASKDKGIRSFADFKAMDDAEERLYRTSELKGLADYVITNEGTLEELRGKVERIIEEITGNV
- a CDS encoding type II toxin-antitoxin system VapC family toxin — its product is MSRSEVFVDSSVFVGLHLGDQRAKELVKKAIDEGHTLVTNPVVFSETVYKVMFTLAIQDGLKGAYDLKKHLKDYTFVYERVKTALEELSEAGFLKIIPLSENTIKLASQIGKDYELLPNDSLIAATCKEHGIELILTFDSDFERVPFLKTFEG
- a CDS encoding CGP-CTERM sorting domain-containing protein; its protein translation is MKKFPIFVAFLLVVGLFLPLASSSSAWEVIYNVQRDKMELDGVYNPVSFIPGTSGDYYLLGSHGAGLAVLVHLSPMGEVLWMKNFSLSQKLPLNLPSGQFQVIQDIGVGRDGIYVVLMTNGVLNVSAPSDWVRGDPLFTLVKFDFSGNPVWARAFKNSNGGYGGIRLQPTDDGAIVLAPVYAHMHHKDPDDPYDTDHIAPRLDVGAIKFDSSGNLEWVHIYGREGIHEYVWAVGSDGSEVVIAFSSDGGPDLGFIGIDPETGNLRWVREYKQAIDGGELWKMGGFNSLSGGRPMLYSVPDGWIYTNGLPGKYDGGASVWMKLDKKGNILWSGFWNTTLYKGQSPASFALADDGNYVLFDPLVKMSPSGEILRVYYDVQPHGHYIARAGDGFAIFLVPDRLLKLGPNMEFAGCDVHHVEEGGELTPWVPNFVELGKDDVKFVKAPFYSEGEFGEAFEFDDLPTGEWYRIGKPSVWVYDHPSEYFHVKDVCNQTGSSEATGTSTGPATSSNSPTATSESPGFTSSGSSGGSSGGETGTDDGFSVDVTCGPGIIALLVLLVVAITRRR